AGACTGTGGgacgtctgtctctacctgagGAGGATATTCTGTCTCTACCTAAGGAGgacgtctgtctctacctgaagAGGACTCCTGTCTCTACCTGAAGACTGTGGGACGTCTGTCTCTACTTGAAGAGgacgtctgtctctacctgaagAGGACTCCTGTCTCTACCTGAAGACTGTGGGACGTCTGTCTCTACTAGAAGAGgacgtctgtctctacctgaagaggacgtctgtctctacctgaaaACTGTGGgacgtctgtctctacctgagGAGgacgtctgtctctacctgaagaggacgtctgtctctacctgaagACTGTGGgacgtctgtctctacctgaagaggacgtctgtctctacctgaagaggacgtctgtctctacctgaagACTGTGGgacgtctgtctctacctgagGAGgacgtctgtctctacctgaagAGGACTCCTGTCTCTACCTGTGGgacgtctgtctctacctgaagAGGACTCCTGTCTCTACCTGTGGgacgtctgtctctacctgaagACTGTGGgacgtctgtctctacctgagGAGgacgtctgtctctacctgaagAGGACTCCTGTCTCTACCTGTGGAacgtctgtctctacctgaagACTGTGGgacgtctgtctctacctgttggacgtctgtctctacctgaagACTGTGGGacctctgtctctacctgaagACTGTGGgacgtctgtctctacctgtggGACATCTGTCCCTACCTGAAGCAGACGCGCTCGTTGCTCCGCCTCCTCAGGTCCACCAGCTGGAGGCAGTCGTCACGGCAACAGCTGAGCAGCTGACGGTGGTCGGAGCTGATGTCCAGCGAGGTGACCTTCCCCTGAGCGGGGAGCTCCTGGACGCAGCTGACCGTCCTGAGGGACAAACCATCAGttttaaaataatactttatttGATTTCATTCCAAATctgcaaaaatattttacagtataaaaataatataaaaataaatgataaattatacaataaaataaactgtAAGGAAGGGATAAActaaagaataaaaagaataaaataaaaaataccctTATGATGAACTAGAAGGACTCAGAGAGCTCAGACCTCCGTCATGTAgcggaaaataatgttttaatttgaatgtaatttaatttaatttatttattatcattatttattacttattaatattattattatttagactCTGTATGAAAATTAGATTAtttaaataacaaattaattaaatagaaaatcTGACCAATCAGGAGCAGGGAGAGGAGATGCTGGTGTGTGaatggaggagggggagggggtcCTGTGAGCTGAGCTGTTGCTAGGtaacagagggagagggggaatCACCGTGGCGACGGTGAGAGTTTAAATCAGAGCGGAGATTCTACTGTCCACACCGAGTGAAGTGGTGAATGAGTGAGGTGGTGAATGAGTGAAGTGGTGACTCAGTGAAGTGGTGAATGAGTGTGGTGGTGAATGAGTGAGGTGGTGAATGAGTGAAGTGGTGAATGAGTGTGGTGGTGAATGAGTGTGGTGGTGAATGAGTGTGGTGGTGAATGAGTGAGGTGGTGAATGAGCGAAGTGGTGAATGAGTGAAGTGGTGACTCAGTGAAGTGGTGAATGAGTGAGGTGGTGAATGAGTGAGGTGGTGAATGAGTGAAGTGGTGAATGAGTGTGGTGGTGAATGAGTGAGGTGGTGAATGAGCGAAGTGGTGACTCAGTGAAGTGGTGAATGAGTGAGGTGGTGAATGAGTGAAGTGGTGAATGAGTGAAGTGGTGAATGAGCGAAGTGGTGAATGAGTGTGGTGGTGAATGAGTGAGGTGGTGAATGAGCGAAGTGGTGAATGAGTGAAGTGGTGACTCAGTGAAGTGGTGAATGAGTGAGGTGGTGAATGAGTGAGGTGGTGAATGAGTGAGGTGGTGAATGAGTGAAGTGGTGAATGAGTGTGGTGGTGAATGAGTGAGGTGGTGAATGAGCGAAGTGGTGACTCAGTGAAGTGGTGAATGAGTGAGGTGGTGAATGAGTGAAGTGGTGAATGAGTGAAGTGGTGAATGAGTGAGGTGGTGAATGAGCAAAGTGGTGAATGAGTGAAGTGGTGACTCAGTGAAGTGGTGAATGAGTGAGGTGGTGAATGAGTGAAGTGGTGAATGAGTGAAGTGGTGAATGAGTGTGGTGGTGAATGAGTGAGGTGGTGAATGAGCGAAGTGGTGAATGAGTGAAGTGGTGACTCAGTGAAGTGGTGAATGAGTGAGGTGGTGAATGAGTGAAGTGGTGAACGAGTGAAGTGGTGAATGAGCGAAGTGGTGAATGAGTGTGGTGGTGAATGAGTGAGGTGGTGAATGAGCGAAGTGGTGACTCAGTGAAGTGGTGAATGAGTGAGGTGGTGAATGAGTGAAGTGGTGAATGAGTGAAGTGGTGAATGAGTGAAGTGGTGAATGAGTGTGGTGGTGAATGAGTGAGGTAGTGAATGAGCGAAGTGGTGAATGAGTGAAGTGGTGACTCAGTGAAGTGGTGAATGAGTGAGGTGGTGAATGAGTGAAGTGGTGAACGAGTGAAGTGGTGAATGAGCGAGGTGGTGAATGAGTGTGGTGGTGAATGAGTGAGGTGGTGAATGAGAGAAGTGGTGAATGAGTGAAGTGGTGACTCAGTGAAGTGGTGAATGAGTGAGGTGGTGAATGAGTGAGGTGGTGAATGAGTGAAGTGGTGAATGAGTGAGGTGGTGAATGAGTGAAGTGGTGAATGAGTGAGGTGGTGAATGAGTGAAGTGGTGACTCAGTGAAGTGGTGAATGAGTGAGTTGGTGAACGAGTGAAGTGGTGAATGAGCGAAGTGGTGACTCAGTGAAGTGGTGAATGAGTGAGGTGGTGAATGAGTGAAGTGGTGAATGAGTGAAGTGGTGAATGAGTGTGGTGGTGAATGAGTGAGGTGGTGAATGAGTGAAGTGGTGAATGAGTGAGGTGGTGAATGAGTGAAGTGATGAATGATTGAGGTGGTGAATGAGTGAAGTGGTGAATGAGTGAAGTGGTGAAGTGGCGAATGAGTGAAGTGGTGAATGAGTGAGgtggtgaatgaatgaattggtGAATGAGTGAAGTGGTGAATGAGTGAAGTGGTCACCTGGTGTCCCAGACTCTGATCTTGGAGTCGTAGTGTCCGCTGATGATCCAGTTCTCAGAACAGACCAGGTCACTGCAGTATGACGCCACTTCAACTACCTGCACACCTGCAGACACAAGTCCACCTTAATCAGTCCTTAATATTGATCAGGTATTGATCAGTAATTGATCATTGGTCAGGTATTGATCAGTTATTGATCAGTGATCAGGTATTGATCAGTAATTGATCAGTGGTCAGGTATTGATCAGTTATTGATCATTGATCAGGTATTGATCAGTTATTGATTAGTGATCAGGTATTGATCAGTAATTGATCATTGGTCAGGTATTGATCAGTGGTCAGGTATTGATCAGTAATTGATCATTGGTCAGGTATTGATCAGTGGTCAGGTATTGATCAGTTATTGATTAGTGATCAGATATTGATCAGGTATTGATCAGTGGTCAGGTATTGATCAGTAATTGATCAGTGGTCAGGTATTGATCAGTGGTCAGGTATTGATCAGTTATTGATCATTGATCAGGTATTGATCAGTTATTGATTAGTGATCAGGTATTGATCAGTGGTCAGGTATTGATTAGTTATTGATCAGTGGTCAGTTATTGAACAGTAATTGATCAGTGGTCAGGTATTGATCATTGGTCAAGTATTGATCAGTGGTCAGGTATTGATCAGTTTTTGATCAGTGATCAGGTATTGATCAGTGGTCAGGTATTGATTAGTTATTGATCAGTGGTCAGGTATTGATCATTGGTCAAGTATTGATCAGTGGTCAGGTATTGATCAGTTTTTGATCAGTGATCAGGTATTGATCAGACTCACAGGCGGCTCTCTGCAGGTCCCACAGTCTGATGGTTCTGTCTGCGCTTCCTGTCACCACCTGATGAAGACAACCGCTGAACCTCGCTGCTGTTACCTTCCTGCTGTGACCTGTTAGAGTCAactgagacaggtgagacagacagatgagacAGAGACTGAATGAAACACCAAGAAGACAAGCAGACATGCTGAAGTTGTTGACTGATGTCTGATGTTCAGACTAAATGTACGAGAGTTTCCGTGTTTGTCGTGGTTACCTTGGGAACGGAGTCATCCAGCCGCCACAACAAGGCCGACTTATCGTAGGACGCTGCGAGGATCCTCAAACCCTGAAAACACGTCCACAGACATCAGACTGTAAAACAGTTCACACCGAACACAAAGACATTCTTTTACATATCGTACAAAGTCAATGCACGGACGCAAATCTACGCCGGGCGACGCAACGCGGATGATGCAAACACGTGGAATTGGTGTGACGCCGTGTTGAGAAAGCCGATCAGCGCTGAGATTCTCCTGACGTTGAATcagaaatgtagaaaaaatGATTTTATCTATGGaccaaaatgaaaaatgccgTAAAGAAGCAGAGTCGGTATCGACTCGCCAGGCGATACTCACCGTGGGGTCGAACTCGATGCAGGTGATCCCCTCTGTGCTGCCGTCCAGAGACGCTCTGTGAGTCAGCGAGcctggtgacatcatcagtgaggTCACAACACCTCATCACAAACATGAtcataataatactaataatactaatactactactactactactaataataataataataaataacaataataataatcataaataataataataataaataatcataatcataatcataataattaataattataatcataataatattaaataataataatcataataatcatcataataataacgtACCTGCTCTGACCTCCCACAGTTTGATGACAGTGTCGGTTCCTCCGGTGGCCAGCAGCTGAGAGCTGGAGCTGAACCTCACAGCGTTGATGCCTTGCTCATGGGCCTCctggcagacagagagacagcttcctgtttacatcctCGCTGAGCATCACTGAATCCACCAACACTGATATCTCCTCACTCATAACTCATGatgtatattacattattaatcGGGCTGTCCAtattaatcaccattaatcacaaattaaacacTCATGTTTAATCAGTTCTAAATGAACCGTAAAGGAGATcagtatgtaaatgtatgtatatatttattattgtaaatcatttaATATTACATCTTTTGTCTCGTAACTCTTTCTcgttatatattaaaatattccaACAGATATTTTGTTcatctattttttaaatgttacgTCTTTTATTCTTTGAAATATTACAACCATGTGATGTAACGTTATCACTTAtatgaatattaaaatgttcCTCCTTATATTACTTTATCTTgaaattctttttttctcaAGTTTTTTCATGTAATAATGACTTTTacttcaaatatatatatacagtatatcttttaTATATAATGCGACTTTTACTGTGAATCAGTTCGTGTTGAGTCCagaggagggagacagaggaCCATGTCTTCGTCTCCATGAGGACAGTGTGTTACTCACCAGGACGTGGAGAGCTCTAGCGGGGACtctggcagacagacagactcctACAGGACCCAGATCCTCCTCCAGACTGCAGACGGAGTGGCCACGCCTCTTCCTGCTGACATCACAGGACTCATTTACATACAATAAACATGAATCATGAATAAGTAATGAGGCGGGGGGGCAGGAGGAGAGGACTCACTCAAAGAGCTctctgatggaggacaggatcCTCGGAGACGTAGCCGACGCTGAtctgagacaaacacacacagacacttatTCATTTACTGACTGAGCATCTACCGACAacattcatatcagttcatatcaacgttcatatcagttcatatcaacattcaacattcatatcagttcatatcaacattcatatcagttcatatcaacattcatatcagttcatatcaacattcatatcagttcatatcaacattcatatcagttcatatcaacattcaacattcatatcagttcatatcaacattcatatcagttcatatcaacattcatatcagttcatatcaacattcatatcagttcatatcaacattcaacattcatatcagttcatatcaacattcatatcagttcatatcaacgttcatatcagttcatatcaacattcatatcagttcatatcaatattcatatcagttcatatcaacattcatatcagttcatatcaacgttcatatcagttcatatcaacattcatatcagttcatatcaacgttcatatcagttcatatcaacattcatatcagttcatatcaacgttcatatcagttcatatcaacgttcatatcagttcatatcaacattcaacattcatatcagttcatatcaacattcatatcagttcatatcaacgttcatatcagttcatatcaacattcatatcagttcatatcaatattcatatcagttcatatcaacattcatatcagttcatatcaacgttcatatcagttcatatcaacattcatatcagttcatatcaacattcatatcagttcatatcaacgttcatatcagttcatatcaacattcatatcagttcatatcaacgttcatatcagttcatatcaacattcatatcagttcatatcaacgttcatatcagttcatatcaacgttcatatcagttcatatcagttcatatcaacattcatatcagttcatatcagttcatatcaacattcatatcagttcatatcaacattcaacattcatatcagttcatatcaacgttcatatcagttcatatcaacgttcatatcagttcatatcaacattcatatcagttcatatcaacattcaacattcatatcagttcatatcaacattcatatcagttcatatcaacattcatatcagttcatatcaacattcatatcagttcatatcaacgttcatatcagttcatatcaacattcatatcagttcatatcaacattcatatcagttcatatcagttcatatcaacattcatatcagttcatatcaacattcaacattcatatcagttcatatcaacgttcatatcagttcatatcaacgttcatatcagttcatatcaacattcatatcagttcatatcaacgttcatatcagttcatatcaacattcatatcagttcatatcaacattcaacgttcatatcagttcatatcaacgttcatatcagttcatatcaatATTCAAcgttcatatcagttcatatcagttcatatcagttcatatcaacattcatatcagttcatatcaacattcatatcagttcatatcaacattcatatcagttcatatcaacattcatatcagttcatatcaacgttcatatcagttcatatcaacattcaacgttcatatcagttcatatcaacgttcatatcaacattcaacgttcatatcagttcatatcaacattcaacgttcatatcagttcatatcagttcatatcaacgttcatatcagttcatatcagttcatatcaacgttcatatcagttcatatcaacattcaacgttcatatcagttcatatcaacgttcatatcagttcatatcagttcatatcaacgttcatatcagttcatatcaacattcaacgttcatatcagttcatatcaacgttcatatcaacattcaacgttcatatcagttcatatcaacattcaacgttcatatcagttcatatcagttcatatcaacgttcatatcagttcatatcaacgttcatatcagttcatatcaacattcaacattcatatcagttcatatcagttcatatcaacgttcatatcagttcatatcagttcatatcaacgttcatatcagttcatatcaacattcaacgttcatatcagttcatatcaacattcatatcagttcatatcaacattcatatcagttcatatcaacattcatatcagttcatatcaacgttcatatcagttcatatcaacattcatatcagttcatatcaacattcaacgttcatatcagttcatatcagttcatatcagttcatatcagttcatatcaacattcatatcagttcatatcaacgttcatatcagttcatatcaacgttcatatcagttcatatcaacattcatatcagttcatatcaacattcaacgttcatatcagttcatatcaacattcaacgttcatatcagttcatatcagttcatatcaacattcatatcagttcatatcaacattcatatcagttcatatcaacgttcatatcagttcatatcaacattcatatcagttcatatcagttcatatcaacgttcatatcagttcatatcagttcatatcaacattcatatcagttcatatcaacattcatatcagttcatatcagttcatatcaacgttcatatcagttcatatcaacattcatatcagttcatatcaatattcatatcagttcatatcaacattcatatcagttcatatcaacgttcatatcagttcatatcaacgttcatatcagttcatatcaacattcaacattcatatcagttcatatcagttcatatcaacgTTCATATCAACATTCATATCAGAGGAAGGTTTAAAGTGAGCTAGCTAGCTGGTCCACAGCAGCTAGCGGCTcacgttagctgctgttagcatcatgctaaactattagcatcatttctctccgtctctgaaacgcttctctgatattgtagctctaGAGCTCCAATCACAGTTACTCATCTCTAATGTCTGAGATCTGGAttcagacaacaacacagaggacatTTAGATGTGgagctttagcccactgctagcgttagcctccagctaatgttagcccactgctagcgttagcctccagctaatgttagcccactgctagcgttagcctccagctaatgttagcccactgctagcgttagcctccagctaatgttagcccactgctagcgttagcctccagctaatgttagcccactgctagcgttagcctccagctaatgttagctcactgctagcgttagcctccagctaatgttagcccactgctagtgttagcctccagccaatgttagcccactgctagcgttagcctccagctaatgttagctcactgctagcgttagcctccagctaatgttagcccactgctagcttTAGCCTCCAGccaatgttagcccactgctagcgttagcctccagctaatgttagcccactgctagcttTAGCCTCCAGCCAATGTTaacccactgctagcgttagcctccagctaatgttagcccactgctagcgttagcctccagctaatgttagcccactgctagcgttagcctccagctaatgttagcccactgctagcgttagcctccagctaatgttagcccactgctagcgttagcctccagctaatgttagcccactgctagcgttagcctccagctaatgttagctcactgctagcgttagcctccagctaatgttagcccactgctagcgttagcctccagccaatgttagcccactgctagcgttagcctccagctaatgttagctcactgctagcgttagcctccagctaatgttagcccactgctagcttTAGCCTCCAGccaatgttagcccactgctagcgttagcctccagctaatgttagcccactgctagcttTAGCCTCCAGCCAATGTTaacccactgctagcgttagcctccagctaacatcgtgacctcatcatgacctcatcatctGATTAATAACTTAAGGTAGTTCAGGTGAGATGAACCTGAACAGTCTGGTGTGGCATCTCTCGGTGGACTCGGGTTGGTTCTCCGTCTTTGGAGACGTGGATCTGGAGGTCGGAGCGCTCGAACAACTGGAAcacaaaatcatcatcatcatcaacgtcatcgtcatcatcgtcgtcatcacacacacactctgactttttaaaatatatatatatatctatatatatagctaCATACAGAGGTGGATCTTACCTGTCcacggtgacctttgacctcacagCAGTCTGCAGCTCCTTCTGCAGGTTAGCTTCTCGAGCTCTGATGAAAACAGACAGGAGTGGtgagttcaggtgtgttcaggtgagttcaggtgtgttcagtgaacaggtgtgttcaggtgagttcagctgagttcaggtgtgttcagtgaacaggtgagttcaggtgtgatcaggtgtgttcaggtgtgatcaggtgtgttcaggtgagttcaggtgtgttcagtgaacaggtgagttcaggtgtgaacaggtgagttcaggtgtgttcatgtGAGTTCAGGTGCATTCAGGTGTGATGAACAGGTGCGTTCAGGTGTGAACAGGGGAGTTCAGATGAGTTCAGGGgagttcaggtgtgttcaggtgtgaacAGGTGAGTTCAGTTGTGAACAGGTGTGAAAAGGGTAAGTTCAAGTGTGAACaagtgtgttcaggtgagtACAGGTGCGTTCATGTGATTTCAGGTGAGTTCAGGTGTGATGaacaggtgtgttcaggtgagttcaggtgaaatcgggtgtgttcaggagtgttcaggtgtgttcaggagtgttcaggtgagtTCAGGTGTGATGAACACGTgcgttcaggtgtgttcaggtgtgaacaggtgagttcaggtgagttaaggagtgttcaggtgtgttcaggtgagttAAGGTGAGTTCAGTTGTGTGAggttgtgttcaggtgtgttcaggtgtgatgaACAGGTGTGTTGAGGCACGTTCAGGTACCTGGACTTGCGTTCATTGCGGCTGTTCATGCGGGCGGCGGCCTGCTGTTTCAGGTGGATCATGTCCTCCAGCAGGTGTCCCCCTCTGACCTTCTCCTCCCGGAGTCTTGACTCCGCCCCTCTCTGACGCTCCAGCAGGGCGTCGTACTCCGTCTTCAACGCCCCGTTCTCCTCCTGAACCTGCTCCACCCGCTGCTGCAGCGCCCGGTGAGCATCAAACGCACCCGCCAGCCGCCGCTCCCCCTCCAACAGCCTGAGACGGGGGGTAGGaagatttcagaaaaaaaggttCAGGTGtgatcagatgtgttcaggtgtgttcaggtgtgttcaggtgagttcaggtgtgatcaggtgtgttcaggtgtgatcaggtgtgttcaggtgtgatcaggtgagttcaggtgagttcaggtgtgagttcaggtgtgaacaggtgtgatcaggtgtgttcaagtgtgatcaggtgtgttcaggtgtgatcAGGTGTgatcagg
The Sebastes fasciatus isolate fSebFas1 chromosome 7, fSebFas1.pri, whole genome shotgun sequence genome window above contains:
- the atg16l2 gene encoding ATG16 autophagy related 16-like 2 isoform X1 yields the protein MTDWAPGRGGRSAETWKRHIMGQLKHRDLNQHARFQDLIRFYTRLLDKTSLTKGLLSCSVRRPSSDSSCSLSSLLHHNNQLKKTTGELAYQVVELQQQIKTKEGDLEEQHDRLLEGERRLAGAFDAHRALQQRVEQVQEENGALKTEYDALLERQRGAESRLREEKVRGGHLLEDMIHLKQQAAARMNSRNERKSRAREANLQKELQTAVRSKVTVDSCSSAPTSRSTSPKTENQPESTERCHTRLFRSASATSPRILSSIRELFDRKRRGHSVCSLEEDLGPVGVCLSARVPARALHVLEAHEQGINAVRFSSSSQLLATGGTDTVIKLWEVRAGSLTHRASLDGSTEGITCIEFDPTGLRILAASYDKSALLWRLDDSVPKLTLTGHSRKVTAARFSGCLHQVVTGSADRTIRLWDLQRAACVQVVEVASYCSDLVCSENWIISGHYDSKIRVWDTRTVSCVQELPAQGKVTSLDISSDHRQLLSCCRDDCLQLVDLRRRSNERVCFRAEGFKCGSDSSKAVISPDGCFLAAGSADGAVYIWNVSTGNLETRLPDKHSSSISAVSWSLSGQYVVSVDRSRRAVLWSDF
- the atg16l2 gene encoding ATG16 autophagy related 16-like 2 isoform X2, encoding MTDWAPGRGGRSAETWKRHIMGQLKHRDLNQHARFQDLIRFYTRLLDKTSLTKGLLSCSVRRPSSDSSCSLSSLLHHNNQLKKTTGELAYQVVELQQQIKTKEGDLEEQHDRLLEGERRLAGAFDAHRALQQRVEQVQEENGALKTEYDALLERQRGAESRLREEKVRGGHLLEDMIHLKQQAAARMNSRNERKSRAREANLQKELQTAVRSKVTVDSCSSAPTSRSTSPKTENQPESTERCHTRLFRSASATSPRILSSIRELFEKRRGHSVCSLEEDLGPVGVCLSARVPARALHVLEAHEQGINAVRFSSSSQLLATGGTDTVIKLWEVRAGSLTHRASLDGSTEGITCIEFDPTGLRILAASYDKSALLWRLDDSVPKLTLTGHSRKVTAARFSGCLHQVVTGSADRTIRLWDLQRAACVQVVEVASYCSDLVCSENWIISGHYDSKIRVWDTRTVSCVQELPAQGKVTSLDISSDHRQLLSCCRDDCLQLVDLRRRSNERVCFRAEGFKCGSDSSKAVISPDGCFLAAGSADGAVYIWNVSTGNLETRLPDKHSSSISAVSWSLSGQYVVSVDRSRRAVLWSDF